A region from the Aquimarina sp. ERC-38 genome encodes:
- a CDS encoding T9SS type A sorting domain-containing protein, translating to MKKIYTLAILLICLISQPLLYGQTKPGTTQIPTGHQLYKSLKIKAQKNAKNKPVNPSKIGDKASDRMYYEFDRTCDPKTRKIPKDIYQKEQLFTKQSKSLSSVGNIKKSSANWENRGPFNVGGRTRALAIDRTNENIILAGGVSGGLWRSEDGGENWKRVTRRFQNPSITAIVQDPRPGYQHIWYYGGGERIGNSASATALYTGAGIYKSQDGGRTWELLDATADQTVLDVSPFDVVNSMAIHPQNGDLYVATFDGIHRSQDGGKSFQEVFASGRDKRTEIIITPKSTFYITVSELTTNSTIAGVYSSKNGIDWTRIGEDIEELNRSLRIICAYNPSNENEVYIFRTVTANRPNQPLNSIFKYNATDNTFIDFTDKLPPTIAPIGGLNTQTGYNMVLAIHPTNPDIILFGGTNLFRTTDGFRTVVDNVSNDWVAGYSPLNDVSLYPNNHPDMHAAIFFPSNPNKVLNANDGGVFMTEDITTDNSFEEPVSWISLNNGYITTQPYAISFDPESESDELLAGFQDNGSWYTDQEDPIASWIEQFGGDGSYNAFADKGRTRYVSTQFGNVLRFNLDNNDEVASIAFVKPAGVVGFSFVTPFVLDPNDDNVMYLPVGRSLYRNSNLDEIPSFASIDDIAGPATVNWSKIASVESIISEFRELNSITALDVSKFPEADKVYYGTGQGQVYRMDFANLSTSKPVDIFTDKGFPEDAFVNSVQVDPNNSDRVVIAFSNYDVKSVFYTTDGGETWTDISGNLEENKDGSGNGPSVRWVSFLGNNNGLLAGTSTGLYYTDRIVDENTVWRLETNQIGNGVVMQVRTRKDGLAALAVHGNGVYSKKFNVSPPTGERTLFIDKKPKDVSFSIENTPEFITVDLNEVFREVNDQEFTVKVESSNNEFIDYNLSGKKLQVLFSATNSATANPDKVGEAIITLIAVSGAQKVATEFNVRVFQNPLFDSFDPNKPLIPTDVNPSIIPFDKLRLVENVSQELADQFIIPEGETWTIERMKMTAVSDVLLIPDLSIPGNQAQFRIYKDDNNRPGEQILDVTDTIRTNPVFEDELTPEQFEFVLPKKIELTSGKYWCSFARIEEIIFVNNLRWLYYIVEPDEPTFNNIADAYGRGINSAALTVEWSSFTDVPVANINDSPEGKATLLFSLFGVKNSVSKKSLNLTENDVVAYPNPTNGLVDVKFTTLPEEAITIKVMDISGKQVASYSFDHTQSEYLIDTSDWVSGMYIAKINGNTTKMTTKIIRK from the coding sequence ATGAAAAAAATATATACCCTGGCAATTCTACTGATTTGCTTGATAAGTCAGCCCCTACTCTATGGGCAAACAAAACCTGGAACTACTCAAATACCTACCGGGCATCAACTTTACAAAAGCCTAAAAATTAAGGCTCAGAAGAACGCAAAAAACAAACCTGTAAACCCTTCAAAAATAGGAGATAAAGCAAGCGACCGGATGTACTATGAATTTGATCGTACCTGTGACCCTAAAACCCGAAAAATACCTAAAGATATTTATCAAAAAGAACAGTTGTTTACCAAACAATCAAAATCTCTATCCTCTGTAGGTAATATTAAAAAGTCTTCTGCCAACTGGGAAAACCGTGGTCCTTTTAACGTTGGAGGACGTACCAGGGCACTGGCTATAGACAGAACCAATGAAAATATTATCCTTGCCGGAGGGGTTTCCGGAGGCCTATGGCGTAGTGAGGATGGAGGTGAAAATTGGAAAAGAGTAACCAGAAGATTTCAAAACCCAAGTATTACCGCAATAGTACAGGACCCAAGACCGGGATATCAACATATCTGGTATTATGGAGGTGGAGAACGTATCGGTAATTCTGCCAGCGCAACTGCCTTGTATACCGGAGCAGGAATCTATAAATCACAAGATGGCGGACGTACCTGGGAACTATTGGACGCTACAGCAGATCAAACTGTACTTGATGTTTCACCCTTTGATGTGGTAAACAGTATGGCTATCCATCCTCAAAACGGAGATCTATACGTTGCTACTTTTGACGGAATTCATCGATCTCAGGATGGCGGTAAAAGCTTTCAAGAAGTATTTGCTAGTGGTCGTGATAAAAGAACAGAAATTATAATTACACCTAAAAGCACCTTCTATATAACAGTTTCTGAATTAACAACAAATTCGACTATAGCAGGGGTATATAGCTCAAAAAATGGGATAGATTGGACACGTATTGGTGAAGATATCGAAGAACTAAATAGGTCATTAAGAATTATATGCGCTTATAACCCTTCAAATGAAAATGAGGTCTATATTTTCAGAACTGTTACAGCCAATAGGCCTAATCAACCTTTAAATTCTATCTTTAAATATAATGCTACGGACAACACTTTTATAGATTTTACCGATAAACTTCCCCCAACTATAGCACCAATAGGCGGTTTAAATACGCAAACAGGATACAATATGGTGCTTGCCATACATCCTACCAATCCGGATATAATTCTCTTTGGAGGAACCAACTTATTTAGGACTACGGATGGTTTTCGAACTGTGGTAGATAATGTTTCCAATGATTGGGTCGCTGGGTATTCTCCATTAAATGATGTTTCATTATATCCTAATAACCATCCGGATATGCATGCTGCTATCTTTTTCCCTTCTAACCCTAATAAAGTATTAAACGCTAACGATGGCGGAGTTTTTATGACCGAAGATATTACCACAGATAACTCTTTTGAAGAACCGGTCTCCTGGATTTCTTTAAACAATGGATATATTACTACACAACCTTATGCCATCTCTTTCGATCCGGAATCAGAAAGTGATGAACTTCTGGCAGGTTTTCAGGATAATGGTAGTTGGTATACAGATCAAGAAGACCCCATTGCAAGCTGGATTGAGCAGTTCGGAGGGGATGGTAGTTATAACGCCTTTGCTGATAAGGGGCGTACCCGATATGTTTCCACCCAGTTTGGTAACGTTTTACGTTTTAATTTGGATAACAATGATGAGGTAGCATCCATAGCCTTTGTAAAACCAGCAGGTGTAGTAGGATTTAGTTTTGTTACCCCCTTTGTTTTGGATCCCAATGATGATAACGTAATGTACCTACCAGTAGGACGTTCTTTATATAGAAATAGTAACCTGGATGAGATACCGTCTTTTGCAAGTATTGATGATATAGCTGGACCAGCTACCGTAAACTGGTCTAAAATTGCTTCGGTAGAATCTATAATAAGTGAATTTAGGGAACTTAATAGTATTACCGCACTTGATGTTTCAAAATTTCCCGAAGCTGATAAGGTATATTATGGTACCGGGCAAGGCCAAGTATATAGAATGGATTTTGCCAATTTATCTACTAGTAAACCGGTTGATATTTTTACTGACAAGGGTTTTCCTGAAGATGCCTTTGTTAATAGTGTGCAAGTAGACCCTAATAATTCTGACCGCGTAGTGATCGCTTTTTCCAATTATGATGTCAAAAGTGTATTCTACACTACAGATGGCGGAGAAACCTGGACGGATATTAGCGGGAACCTTGAAGAAAACAAAGATGGGAGTGGAAATGGCCCTTCGGTAAGATGGGTTTCCTTTTTAGGGAATAATAACGGTCTATTAGCAGGTACCAGTACCGGATTATATTATACAGATAGAATAGTAGATGAAAACACAGTGTGGAGATTAGAAACTAATCAGATTGGTAATGGTGTAGTCATGCAAGTCAGAACCCGTAAAGATGGACTAGCTGCATTAGCCGTACACGGTAACGGGGTATATAGTAAAAAGTTTAACGTAAGCCCTCCAACAGGGGAAAGAACGTTATTTATCGATAAAAAACCTAAAGATGTTTCATTTTCTATAGAAAATACCCCAGAATTTATAACAGTGGATCTTAACGAAGTTTTTAGGGAAGTTAATGATCAGGAATTTACCGTAAAGGTAGAAAGTTCAAATAATGAATTTATAGACTATAACCTCTCCGGAAAGAAGTTACAAGTTTTATTTTCTGCAACTAATTCAGCTACAGCAAATCCTGATAAAGTAGGGGAAGCAATAATAACGTTGATTGCCGTATCAGGAGCACAAAAAGTAGCCACTGAATTTAACGTACGGGTATTTCAAAATCCTCTTTTTGATAGTTTTGACCCTAATAAACCTCTTATTCCAACCGATGTCAACCCTTCAATAATACCTTTTGACAAACTTCGACTAGTAGAGAATGTATCCCAAGAACTAGCAGATCAGTTTATCATTCCGGAAGGCGAAACCTGGACTATCGAACGAATGAAAATGACCGCAGTTTCAGACGTATTATTAATTCCTGATCTTTCTATTCCAGGTAATCAAGCCCAATTTAGAATTTATAAAGATGATAACAATAGACCTGGGGAACAAATTCTAGACGTAACGGATACTATAAGAACAAACCCTGTATTTGAAGATGAACTTACACCAGAGCAGTTTGAATTTGTATTACCTAAAAAAATTGAGTTGACTTCCGGAAAATACTGGTGTTCCTTTGCCAGGATTGAAGAAATTATATTTGTAAATAATTTAAGATGGCTCTACTATATTGTAGAACCTGATGAACCAACTTTCAACAATATAGCAGATGCCTATGGAAGGGGTATAAATTCAGCAGCATTAACAGTAGAATGGAGTTCCTTTACAGATGTTCCAGTAGCAAATATTAATGATTCTCCGGAAGGAAAAGCTACCCTACTCTTCTCCTTATTTGGAGTAAAAAATTCAGTTAGTAAAAAATCTTTAAATCTTACGGAAAATGACGTAGTAGCTTATCCTAACCCTACTAATGGATTGGTCGATGTAAAGTTTACGACTTTGCCGGAGGAAGCGATCACCATAAAAGTCATGGATATCAGTGGTAAGCAGGTGGCAAGTTACAGCTTTGATCATACTCAAAGCGAGTATTTAATTGATACTTCAGATTGGGTATCCGGAATGTATATTGCTAAAATAAACGGAAATACAACCAAAATGACGACTAAAATCATCCGTAAATAG